The bacterium BMS3Abin11 nucleotide sequence TTACCGGAGCCGTTGATCTGCCTGAAGGGATTGAGATGGTGATGCCGGGTGACAATGTAAAATTCATTGTCAGCCTGATTGCGCCAATCGCAATGGATGAAGGACTGCGTTTTGCAGTACGTGAAGGTGGCCGTACTGTCGGCGCCGGTGTTGTATCGAAGATTATCGAGTAAAACAGCTTATTCGTTCAGAGAAACCCGCACAGTTTAGGCCGTGTGGGTTTTGACGTCTGGATCTGTGTTTATTTATGGAACTATAGGCCAGTAGCTCAATTGGCAGAGCAGCGGTCTCCAAAACCGCAGGTTGGGGGTTCGATTCCCTCCTGGCCTGCCAGAATTATCGGCAGGAAATATGGATTGGTTGAACAGAATTAAACTGATACTCGCTGTGCTGCTGGCAGCCGGCGGTGTTGTGGCCTATTACATACTGGTGGATTATTCCGACCTGCTGCGTGTGCTGACAGTTGTCGCAGCAGTCGTTGCTTCCCTCGCTGTTGCTTTGTGGAGTGAGCCGGGGCAGGCAGCGTGGAGCTTTATCCGGGCCGCTGACAGGGAGGTGCGTAAGGTTGTCTGGCCGACGCGGCGTGAAACTATCCAGACCACGATGATCGTAGTCGTGATGGTGGTCATCGTCGGTTTTGTCCTGTGGCTGATTGATATGGGTCTGGTTGCCGCATTAAGTAAACTGACCAGTTAAGGAGAACGTTGGTGTCGAAGAAATGGTATGTAGTTCACGCATTTTCCGGCTTTGAGAAGCGTGTCGTCTCATCCTTGCATGAGCATATAGAGCGTGCCGGAATGGGCGATCTGTTTGGCGAAATCCTGGTACCGACCGAGGACGTAGTGGAGCTGGGCCGGGGCGGCAAGAAACGCACCACAGAACGTAAGTTCTTTCCGGGGTATGTACTGGTTGAAATGGAAATGAATGACGATACCTGGCATCTGGTCAAGAACGTACCCAAGGTGTCTGGTTTTATTGGTGGGTCGGGTAATGAACCGACACCGATTACCCAGGCCGAGGTTGATGCAATCGTTGGTCGTATGCAGGACAGTACGGAAAAGCCGAAACCGAAGTTTTCATTTGTGGCCGGCGAAATGGTTCGTGTTATCGATGGTCCATTCATCGATTTCAACGGTACGGTAGAAGACGTGAACTACGAAAAGAACAAGATGCGTGTTGCAGTGTCCATTTTTGGCCGTTCAACACCGGTAGAACTTGATTTTAGCCAGGTTGAGAAAAGTTAGACTGGCTGTATAGATTTATTGAGCTGTAAAGAATACAAGGGCTGAAAAGCTCATTAACCCGGGGAGCCGAAAGGTGTTTGCACCCGACAAGGAGTATTTACACAATGGCTAAGAAGATAGACGCCTATATAAAACTGCAGGTTCCTGCAGGGCAGGCAAACCCAAGTCCACCCGTAGGTCCTGCGCTGGGTCAGCATGGCCTGAACATCATGGAGTTCTGTAAAGCATTTAACGCAGAGACCCAGGGTATGGAGCAGGGTATGCCGGTGCCGGTCATCATTACCGTATTTGCCGATAAAACGTTCAGTTTTATCAGGAAGACACCTCCTGCGGCTGTTTTGTTGAAGAAGGCGGCAGGCATCAAGAGTGGCTCAGGCTGTCCGCATATGGATAAAGTCGGCAAGGTTAGCCGCGCACAGCTGGAAGAAATTGCCACCATCAAAATGGCAGATCTAAATGCACATGACATGGACAATGCTGTACGCATCATTGCCGGCAGTGCCCGCAGCATGGGTATTGAGACGGAGGGCGTTTGAGATGGCAAAGAAGATAAGTAAGCGTCGTCAGGTTATCGAAGAAAAATTGACTCCGGGCAAGGAACACGCACTGGATGAAGCACTTAACGTACTGAAAGAGTGTGCAACGGCAAAATTTGAAGAATCAATTGATGTTGCGATCAATCTTGGTATTGATGCACGTAAATCTGATCAGAACGT carries:
- a CDS encoding hypothetical protein (transcription termination/antitermination protein NusG), which gives rise to MSKKWYVVHAFSGFEKRVVSSLHEHIERAGMGDLFGEILVPTEDVVELGRGGKKRTTERKFFPGYVLVEMEMNDDTWHLVKNVPKVSGFIGGSGNEPTPITQAEVDAIVGRMQDSTEKPKPKFSFVAGEMVRVIDGPFIDFNGTVEDVNYEKNKMRVAVSIFGRSTPVELDFSQVEKS
- the rplK gene encoding 50S ribosomal protein L11, producing MAKKIDAYIKLQVPAGQANPSPPVGPALGQHGLNIMEFCKAFNAETQGMEQGMPVPVIITVFADKTFSFIRKTPPAAVLLKKAAGIKSGSGCPHMDKVGKVSRAQLEEIATIKMADLNAHDMDNAVRIIAGSARSMGIETEGV
- the tufA_1 gene encoding elongation factor Tu — encoded protein: MVMPGDNVKFIVSLIAPIAMDEGLRFAVREGGRTVGAGVVSKIIE
- a CDS encoding preprotein translocase subunit SecE; amino-acid sequence: MDWLNRIKLILAVLLAAGGVVAYYILVDYSDLLRVLTVVAAVVASLAVALWSEPGQAAWSFIRAADREVRKVVWPTRRETIQTTMIVVVMVVIVGFVLWLIDMGLVAALSKLTS